The DNA sequence CCCGCTCGGGGTCGACCTTCCAGTCGATGCCGAACCCGGAGGCGAACTCGCGCAGGGTGTCGACCTTGAGCGGGTCCGGCGCCTCGTGCACGCGGTACAGGCACGGCGCCTCGTGGCGCTCGAGCAGCCCGGCGACCGCCTCGTTCGCGGCGAGCATGAACTCCTCGATCATCCGGTGCGCCCGGTTGCGCTCCTCGATGCGGATCCCGGTCATCGCCCCCTCGACGTCGAGGAGGATCTTCGGCTCGGGGAGATCGAAGTCGACGCTCCCCCGCGCGCGGCGCCTCGCCTCGAGGAGGACGCGCAGACGATCGGCGGCGAGCAACATCGGCGCGACCTTCGCCGGGATCGCCGCGCTCCGGCGGCCGCTGTCGAGGAACTCCCCCACCTGCCCGTAGGTCAGGCGCGCGGCCGATCGGATCACGCCGTCCGCGAAGCGCACCCCGGCGGGCTCCCCCTGCGGGTCGAAGTCGAGAACGGCCGACTGGACGAGGCGGTCCTCGAGGGGACGCAGCGAGCAAAGGTCGTTCGAGAGGGCCTCCGGGAACATCGGCAACACGCGATCGGGGAAGTAGACGCTCGTTCCGCGGGCGCGGGCCTCGCGGTCGAGGGGATCCCCCGGGGCGACGAACCAGGCGACGTCGGCGATGTGCACGAACAGGCGGAACGCCCCGCCGTGCAGCTCCTGCACCGCGATGGCGTCGTCGAAGTCCCTCGCGGTCTCGCCGTCGATCGTGACGGGTGCGGGGTCGTCGAAACGCTCCCGTCGTTCGGATTCCTCGCGCGGCACCGCGTCGGGGAGGGCCTGCGACGCCTCGAGCGTCTCGTCCGCGAACGCCATCGAGAGCCCGTGCCGCCGCGCCACGATCTCCGTATCGACCCCGGGAGCGTCCGGCCGGCCGAGGACTTCGAGGACCTTCCCCTCCGCACGTCCCCAGGGCGAGGTTCCGCGAAGGACCTCGACGGTGACCGCCTCGCCGTCCTTCGCGCCCATCCGGAAGGCTCCGGGGATGTGGACGTCGAGCGGATTCGTCGGATCGAACGAGACGACGATCCCGGCGCGATCGCGCTCGCGGAACAGCCCCACCACGCGTCGGCTGCGGCGGTCGAGGATCGAGACGACCTCCCCCTCGCGCTCCCCTTTCGGCCCCTCGCGGACGATCCGCGCGGCGACGACGTCCCCGCCCATCCCCCCCGCGGTGCGCTTGGGAGGGATGAACAGGTCGGGACTCCCGTCCTCGGGCACGACGAAGCCGTACCCGTCCCGGTGCATCTGCAGGCGGCCTCTTACGAGGCCGCCCGACGTCGAGGGAATCAGGCGGTTGTCGCGCGTCTTGGCGATCCGCCCGTCCTGGAGCAGGTCCTTCGCGGCGCGCCGGATCTCGGGACGGTCCTCGCGCGCGACGTCG is a window from the Candidatus Polarisedimenticolaceae bacterium genome containing:
- the rnr gene encoding ribonuclease R, with translation MTRRLDREAAAAALLAYVQSESYRPLSLREILRRIDVAREDRPEIRRAAKDLLQDGRIAKTRDNRLIPSTSGGLVRGRLQMHRDGYGFVVPEDGSPDLFIPPKRTAGGMGGDVVAARIVREGPKGEREGEVVSILDRRSRRVVGLFRERDRAGIVVSFDPTNPLDVHIPGAFRMGAKDGEAVTVEVLRGTSPWGRAEGKVLEVLGRPDAPGVDTEIVARRHGLSMAFADETLEASQALPDAVPREESERRERFDDPAPVTIDGETARDFDDAIAVQELHGGAFRLFVHIADVAWFVAPGDPLDREARARGTSVYFPDRVLPMFPEALSNDLCSLRPLEDRLVQSAVLDFDPQGEPAGVRFADGVIRSAARLTYGQVGEFLDSGRRSAAIPAKVAPMLLAADRLRVLLEARRRARGSVDFDLPEPKILLDVEGAMTGIRIEERNRAHRMIEEFMLAANEAVAGLLERHEAPCLYRVHEAPDPLKVDTLREFASGFGIDWKVDPERVRPRDLQRLVDAAAGRPEERLVASVALRSMKQARYTAANTGHFGLAAPVYAHFTSPIRRYPDLVVHRALRALRHRRRAALAQLAADLEKLGEDCSRLERAAEAAEREVLEWKKIAFLAGREGEAFDGVVTGVARFGLFVQLTESLVDGLVRAESLGDDRFEYVESRQELRGSRSGAAFRLGDPLRVVVAKVDTVLRRVDLVPESQATAPRAPRPPRARKVVPARAARPPGKGPRKGRRRR